One genomic segment of Intestinimonas butyriciproducens includes these proteins:
- a CDS encoding phage holin yields the protein MTNKISAGTIARTVVLLLALVNQVLSMLGVQTIPIADEDVNTLIATGWTIAASLAAWWKNNSFTQAALAGDALKDEIRAREE from the coding sequence ATGACCAACAAGATCAGCGCGGGCACGATTGCCCGGACCGTTGTACTGCTGCTGGCCCTGGTCAACCAGGTGCTGAGCATGCTGGGCGTCCAGACCATCCCCATCGCGGACGAGGACGTCAACACCCTCATCGCCACCGGCTGGACCATAGCCGCCTCCCTGGCGGCGTGGTGGAAGAACAACAGCTTTACACAGGCCGCCCTTGCGGGGGACGCCCTGAAGGACGAAATCAGGGCCAGGGAGGAGTAA
- a CDS encoding type II toxin-antitoxin system RelE family toxin: protein MEIKLKKQPQKYLSSVDEPTRQKLYKALDRLSRLEGDIVRLGGTQNRYRYKIPHYRIIFEWVKGEIIITVLEINTRTNIKY, encoded by the coding sequence ATGGAAATCAAACTAAAAAAGCAGCCGCAAAAGTATCTCTCCAGCGTGGACGAACCCACCAGGCAAAAATTGTACAAAGCCCTTGACCGGCTTTCCCGCTTGGAAGGCGATATTGTACGGCTGGGCGGCACGCAGAATCGTTACCGCTATAAAATCCCACACTACCGCATCATATTTGAGTGGGTAAAAGGTGAGATTATCATTACGGTTCTTGAAATCAACACCAGAACAAACATCAAGTACTGA
- a CDS encoding DUF2577 family protein: protein MEENPYQRLARIFTPGAEEGSLCLGTVASWPDQDHPTRPHRVIAGGTSQEREDLLSSPGLLPYGLAAGDQVVLLPIEENQRYIILCKAVSV from the coding sequence GTGGAAGAAAATCCTTATCAGCGGCTGGCGCGAATCTTTACGCCCGGGGCGGAGGAGGGGTCGCTGTGCCTGGGGACGGTGGCGTCCTGGCCGGACCAGGACCACCCGACCCGGCCCCACCGGGTGATCGCCGGGGGGACGTCCCAGGAGCGGGAAGACCTGCTCTCGTCGCCGGGACTGCTGCCCTATGGTCTGGCGGCGGGGGACCAGGTGGTGCTTCTGCCCATTGAGGAGAACCAGCGGTATATCATTCTGTGCAAGGCGGTGAGCGTATGA
- a CDS encoding LysM peptidoglycan-binding domain-containing protein: MARQFIFKDTETGRELVLPVTPGSYDVEHGRKAASLTMQEAGDVNLPGPAVLLDPIRYREQDGTGDLYCTIPLRGYRALAAETTESRRTGNGARTVEAEPERSETYTVAAGDTLSAICRRFYGDASLYGRLAAANGIANPNLIHPGQVLKLPAREELPAAATPSRSQKAAAATVYGRDPETGKSYLNLSRDKLLEIM; encoded by the coding sequence ATGGCGCGGCAATTTATCTTCAAGGACACGGAGACGGGGCGTGAGCTGGTGCTGCCGGTGACGCCCGGGAGCTATGACGTCGAGCACGGGCGGAAGGCGGCCAGCCTGACGATGCAGGAGGCGGGGGACGTGAACCTGCCGGGCCCGGCGGTGCTGCTGGACCCGATCCGATACCGGGAGCAGGACGGGACGGGGGACCTCTACTGCACGATCCCGCTGCGGGGCTACCGCGCGCTGGCGGCGGAGACGACGGAAAGCCGCCGGACGGGGAACGGGGCGCGGACGGTGGAGGCGGAGCCGGAGCGGTCGGAGACGTACACGGTGGCGGCGGGGGACACGCTGTCGGCCATCTGCCGGAGGTTCTACGGCGACGCGTCGCTGTACGGGCGCCTGGCGGCGGCCAACGGGATCGCCAACCCCAACCTCATCCACCCCGGTCAGGTGCTCAAGCTGCCCGCCCGGGAGGAGCTGCCGGCGGCGGCGACGCCCTCCCGGTCCCAGAAAGCGGCGGCGGCCACGGTATATGGGCGGGACCCGGAGACGGGCAAATCCTATCTGAACCTCTCCCGGGACAAGCTGCTGGAGATCATGTGA
- a CDS encoding N-acetylmuramoyl-L-alanine amidase, which produces MGVNIRSGPGTGYSKVGAYAQGTVVTVTATRDGWGQTEKGWVSLDYLEAVEAAQRVTDNGLRIQARYIDAGRKNRPGGVNPCGYITIHETGNAARGADAAAHASYLNSAAGEAALVSWHYTVDDHAIVQHLSDGETAYHAGDGSKGTGNARSIGVEICVNADGDFAKARENAASLVRLLMEEHGIPIGHVVQHNHWNGKDCPYTIRHTSGTWEAFLVLCEGGPCAKTNRQTVQARFGLADETMDYLEAYKYGAALLQKLAAAN; this is translated from the coding sequence GTGGGCGTGAACATCCGCAGCGGCCCCGGAACGGGCTATTCCAAGGTCGGCGCTTACGCGCAGGGCACTGTGGTGACGGTCACGGCCACACGGGACGGCTGGGGACAGACGGAGAAGGGCTGGGTCAGTCTGGACTATCTGGAGGCTGTGGAGGCCGCGCAGCGAGTCACAGACAACGGCCTGCGCATCCAGGCGCGGTACATCGACGCCGGGCGGAAGAACCGCCCGGGCGGCGTCAACCCGTGCGGCTACATTACTATCCATGAGACTGGCAACGCGGCCAGGGGCGCCGACGCGGCGGCCCATGCCTCCTACCTGAACAGCGCCGCCGGAGAGGCCGCTCTGGTGAGCTGGCACTACACGGTGGACGACCACGCTATTGTGCAGCATCTGTCCGACGGCGAGACGGCCTACCACGCGGGGGACGGCTCCAAGGGGACCGGCAACGCCCGGAGCATTGGGGTCGAAATCTGCGTCAACGCGGACGGCGACTTTGCCAAGGCCAGAGAAAACGCGGCCTCGCTGGTGCGGCTGCTGATGGAGGAGCATGGTATCCCCATCGGTCATGTGGTCCAGCACAATCACTGGAACGGCAAGGACTGTCCGTACACCATCCGGCACACAAGCGGGACCTGGGAGGCATTCCTGGTGTTGTGCGAGGGAGGGCCGTGTGCAAAGACGAACCGGCAGACGGTACAGGCGCGCTTCGGGCTGGCCGACGAGACCATGGACTACCTGGAGGCGTACAAATACGGGGCGGCCCTGCTGCAAAAGCTGGCCGCGGCAAATTAG
- a CDS encoding putative phage tail protein, which translates to MKLIGYLPDFYAASPQIAALQGALEQQTEALWTAENGLIDQLDVNKATWGLSCWEASLGLDVDVSRPDAYRRTRILSKLRGQGTTTVAMIQNVAESFYNGQVAVEEQPEAYRFDIRFLSSIGVPPNLDDLSAALEEIKPAHLAYDYIILYRTWGELEEKTWGELESRTWDEILGGEL; encoded by the coding sequence GTGAAACTGATTGGCTATCTGCCGGACTTCTACGCCGCCTCGCCCCAGATCGCGGCCCTCCAGGGGGCGCTGGAGCAGCAGACCGAGGCCCTGTGGACGGCGGAGAACGGGCTCATCGATCAACTGGACGTTAACAAGGCCACCTGGGGACTGTCCTGCTGGGAGGCGTCCCTGGGGCTGGATGTGGACGTGTCCCGCCCCGACGCCTACCGGCGGACCCGCATCCTCTCCAAGCTGCGGGGGCAGGGCACCACCACCGTGGCCATGATCCAGAACGTGGCCGAGAGCTTTTACAACGGCCAGGTGGCGGTGGAGGAGCAGCCGGAGGCATACCGTTTCGACATCCGGTTCCTGAGCAGCATCGGGGTGCCGCCCAACCTGGACGACCTGTCGGCGGCCCTGGAGGAGATCAAGCCCGCGCACCTGGCATACGACTACATCATCCTCTACCGGACTTGGGGAGAGCTGGAGGAGAAGACCTGGGGAGAGCTGGAGAGCCGGACCTGGGATGAGATTTTAGGAGGTGAGCTCTGA
- a CDS encoding toxin-antitoxin system HicB family antitoxin, which yields MKKELTAAEIEKRFAEINAAKPEELSPADAASLAKAEAMDDGTAVSLAELKQALEEYSGKLVLRIPRSLHKALKDAAEIEGVSLNQYMIYKLSR from the coding sequence ATGAAAAAAGAATTGACCGCCGCTGAAATTGAGAAGCGGTTTGCAGAGATCAACGCCGCAAAGCCGGAAGAGCTGTCTCCCGCAGACGCCGCAAGTCTCGCAAAAGCCGAGGCGATGGATGATGGTACTGCGGTCTCTCTTGCCGAGCTGAAACAAGCCCTTGAAGAATACAGCGGTAAATTGGTATTGCGCATACCTCGAAGCCTGCATAAGGCCCTTAAGGATGCAGCGGAGATCGAGGGCGTGAGCCTGAACCAATATATGATCTATAAACTATCCCGCTGA
- a CDS encoding phage tail assembly chaperone, which translates to MSEKTSVLDLLLKPETPNVRKSLPTARYRVKRLSELLGDDVVFELRALPYGKVSELKESMSEDLSVHIVLSGVVSPDLKDPALQAKFGGATPAETVKALLLPGEIEDLSRAVERLCGYRTATIEEVKNA; encoded by the coding sequence ATGAGCGAGAAAACAAGCGTTCTGGACCTCCTCTTGAAGCCGGAGACGCCCAATGTGCGGAAAAGCCTGCCCACGGCGCGGTACCGTGTGAAGCGGCTGAGCGAGCTGCTGGGGGATGACGTGGTATTCGAGCTGCGGGCGCTGCCCTACGGGAAGGTGAGCGAGCTGAAGGAGAGCATGTCGGAGGATCTGAGCGTACATATCGTGCTCTCGGGGGTGGTCTCACCGGACCTGAAGGACCCTGCGCTCCAGGCCAAATTCGGCGGAGCCACGCCGGCGGAGACGGTGAAGGCGCTGCTGCTGCCGGGTGAGATCGAGGACCTGAGCCGTGCGGTGGAGCGGCTGTGCGGATACCGGACGGCGACCATTGAAGAAGTAAAAAACGCCTAG
- a CDS encoding CD1375 family protein: protein MSKLYVDMIRKGLKTIDDVPLRWRAEVRALLEEAQA from the coding sequence GTGTCTAAGCTGTACGTTGACATGATCCGCAAGGGCTTAAAGACCATCGACGACGTGCCCCTGCGCTGGCGCGCAGAGGTCCGGGCGCTGCTGGAGGAGGCGCAGGCATGA
- a CDS encoding DUF6838 family protein produces MLSFLAITEAVKGLVEERYPGNTVYMERVPVDFARPSFLVELGPVEMLDASCGCLEVKATVVVTAFVEADDYYNSHVPDLMTRMGAVQELFAVDGLQVEDRFLHVTANKGNCQFDYAETSITFQYQDDRPGGDEWPLMGEIQTKIKEGN; encoded by the coding sequence ATGCTTTCATTTCTGGCGATTACGGAGGCGGTAAAGGGGCTGGTGGAGGAGCGGTATCCAGGGAATACGGTCTATATGGAGCGGGTACCGGTGGACTTTGCGCGGCCGTCCTTCCTGGTGGAGCTGGGGCCGGTGGAGATGCTGGACGCCTCGTGCGGCTGCCTGGAGGTCAAGGCCACGGTGGTGGTCACCGCCTTTGTGGAGGCGGACGACTACTACAACAGCCACGTGCCGGACCTGATGACCCGGATGGGGGCGGTACAGGAGCTCTTCGCGGTGGACGGACTCCAGGTGGAGGACCGGTTCCTCCACGTGACGGCCAACAAGGGGAACTGCCAATTCGACTACGCGGAGACCAGCATTACGTTTCAGTACCAGGACGACCGCCCGGGCGGGGACGAGTGGCCCCTGATGGGCGAAATACAGACAAAAATCAAGGAGGGGAATTGA
- a CDS encoding lysine exporter LysO family protein, with translation MTKWIIGAVVGGILAGYFFVPEALAAHCGTFITVGLCLILFLVGVDMGRQGNVWRDIRAAGFKVLLIPVAVAVGTIGFAAVSSLFLPLTAQEAMAASAGFGWYSLAPMLLSSYSATLSAVAFLSNVMREVGSILLIPIVAQRLGFIECVALPGAAAMDTVLPVVVGSTHERITIYSFVSGVILSFAVPVLVPLIMQL, from the coding sequence ATGACTAAGTGGATCATCGGCGCCGTTGTCGGCGGCATTCTGGCCGGGTACTTCTTTGTTCCCGAGGCCCTGGCCGCCCACTGTGGCACCTTTATTACCGTGGGACTCTGTCTGATCCTCTTTCTGGTGGGTGTGGACATGGGGAGGCAGGGCAACGTCTGGCGGGATATCAGGGCCGCCGGCTTTAAGGTCCTTCTGATCCCTGTCGCTGTAGCCGTGGGGACCATCGGCTTTGCCGCCGTAAGCAGCCTTTTCCTGCCCCTCACCGCCCAGGAGGCCATGGCCGCCAGCGCCGGTTTCGGCTGGTATTCCCTGGCCCCCATGCTCCTCTCCTCCTATTCGGCCACCCTCTCCGCCGTGGCTTTTCTCTCCAATGTCATGCGGGAGGTGGGTTCCATCCTTCTCATTCCCATCGTTGCCCAGCGCCTGGGCTTCATTGAATGTGTCGCCCTGCCCGGCGCCGCGGCGATGGACACCGTTCTGCCCGTTGTGGTGGGTTCCACTCACGAGCGTATCACCATCTACTCCTTTGTCTCCGGCGTCATTCTCTCCTTTGCCGTACCAGTGCTTGTCCCTCTGATCATGCAGCTTTGA
- a CDS encoding phage tail tube protein: MDSAKRVISGTWGEVWLDGDKVSECYGLQAKVSFNKEDIALCGQMASDKKVTSIECTGSLRMHKVTSRMALAIGENIRNGKDVRFTIVSKLKDPDAYGAERVVLSNVSFDDLTLADWEAKSVGKVECPFTFTDYEFLDEIGV; encoded by the coding sequence ATGGATTCGGCAAAGCGAGTGATTTCGGGGACCTGGGGCGAGGTGTGGCTGGACGGAGACAAGGTGTCCGAGTGCTACGGGCTCCAGGCCAAGGTGAGCTTCAACAAGGAGGACATCGCCCTGTGCGGGCAGATGGCCAGCGACAAAAAGGTGACAAGCATTGAGTGTACGGGGTCCCTGCGGATGCACAAGGTGACCTCCCGGATGGCGCTGGCCATCGGGGAGAACATCCGGAACGGAAAGGACGTGCGCTTTACCATCGTGAGCAAGCTGAAGGACCCGGACGCCTACGGGGCGGAGCGGGTGGTCCTGAGCAACGTCAGCTTCGACGACCTCACCCTGGCCGACTGGGAGGCCAAGAGCGTGGGCAAGGTGGAGTGCCCCTTCACCTTTACCGACTATGAGTTCCTGGACGAGATCGGGGTGTAA
- a CDS encoding baseplate J/gp47 family protein, with the protein MFEDITPESIKAAILAEAGESLETREGSFLDSMAGPAALEIWKVYQAMNAVVSIAFVDESSGGYLDLEGAKYGITRRPGAKARCTMTLTGTAGATVPAGTVFVTPGGLEFALTEAVVLTGSGDAGTAEAAEVGGAYNVEAGELSQMAATLPGLSSWTNGPAAGGTDPESDGALYERIHAYLSRPATSGNAYHYEQWALEVAGVGAARVFPLWNGAGTVKVVLVDGGMEPASAEIVAAVQAHIEANRPIGATVTVAAAAPLSINVTAAVTLDGSAPLSQVKTEFEAALDTYLMELAFSASTLRYNQVAYLLLSIQGVSDFTALTINGGTGNVSIGDEQVPVKGTVTLT; encoded by the coding sequence GTGTTTGAAGATATCACACCTGAGAGCATCAAGGCGGCCATCCTGGCGGAGGCCGGAGAGAGCCTGGAGACCCGTGAGGGGAGCTTTCTGGACTCCATGGCGGGGCCCGCCGCGCTGGAGATCTGGAAGGTCTACCAGGCGATGAACGCGGTGGTGTCCATCGCCTTCGTGGACGAGAGCTCGGGGGGCTACCTGGACCTGGAGGGGGCCAAGTACGGCATCACCCGGAGGCCGGGCGCCAAAGCACGGTGTACCATGACCCTCACCGGCACGGCGGGGGCGACGGTACCGGCGGGAACGGTGTTCGTCACGCCGGGCGGGCTGGAGTTCGCCCTGACGGAGGCGGTGGTCCTCACCGGGAGCGGCGACGCAGGCACGGCGGAGGCGGCGGAGGTGGGCGGCGCGTACAACGTGGAGGCGGGGGAGCTGTCCCAGATGGCGGCGACGCTGCCGGGGCTGTCCTCCTGGACCAACGGCCCCGCCGCCGGCGGCACGGACCCGGAGAGCGACGGGGCCCTCTATGAGCGCATCCACGCCTACCTGAGCCGCCCGGCCACCTCCGGAAACGCCTACCACTACGAGCAGTGGGCGCTGGAGGTGGCGGGCGTGGGCGCCGCGAGGGTATTCCCCCTGTGGAACGGCGCGGGGACGGTCAAGGTGGTGCTGGTGGACGGCGGCATGGAGCCCGCCTCGGCGGAGATCGTGGCGGCGGTACAGGCCCACATCGAGGCGAACCGGCCCATCGGGGCCACGGTGACGGTGGCGGCGGCCGCGCCGCTGAGCATCAACGTGACGGCGGCGGTGACGCTGGATGGGAGCGCCCCCCTCAGCCAGGTTAAGACGGAGTTCGAGGCGGCGCTGGACACCTATCTCATGGAGCTGGCCTTCTCGGCCTCCACCCTGCGGTATAACCAGGTGGCCTATCTGCTGCTGAGCATCCAGGGAGTGTCCGATTTTACGGCGCTGACGATCAACGGCGGCACGGGCAACGTGAGCATCGGGGATGAGCAGGTGCCTGTGAAGGGGACGGTGACGCTGACGTGA
- a CDS encoding XkdQ/YqbQ family protein, with protein MEEKLKLLITPPEGGTREAAALCRSVTWGGSYDQAARTLDFPLLVCPEDKRLPAVDCPPGSRVQFYRGETLLFDGFVFSRQRDTLSNTVEVSCADRGLYLKRNQGAYRFRGQTPEGITGRVAADFGLTVGSLARTGTAISRNFPGVSLYQIIQTAYTQASAATGGRYMVRFRGEALEVIEKKQGERTLALRPGSNLISLTATDSVESLVNRVQILSRDGTAKGSPVEDGASIARYGLFQQMVTERSGKDAAAEARKLLEDNAPAQKITAQVRGNPALIAGECAVLQEPVTGLYGLCWIDSDTHTWKGGTYTAKLVLNFRSIMDEQEAGRLPDA; from the coding sequence ATGGAGGAAAAGCTGAAGCTGCTGATCACCCCGCCGGAGGGAGGGACCCGGGAGGCGGCGGCGCTGTGCCGGAGCGTTACGTGGGGCGGGAGCTACGACCAGGCGGCGCGGACGCTGGACTTCCCGCTGCTGGTGTGCCCGGAGGACAAGCGCCTACCCGCAGTGGACTGCCCTCCCGGGAGCCGGGTACAGTTCTACCGGGGGGAGACGCTGCTCTTCGACGGCTTTGTGTTCTCCCGGCAGCGGGACACGCTGTCCAACACGGTGGAGGTGTCCTGTGCGGACCGGGGGCTGTACTTAAAGCGGAACCAGGGGGCGTACCGCTTCCGGGGCCAGACCCCTGAGGGCATCACGGGGCGGGTGGCGGCGGACTTCGGGCTGACGGTGGGGAGCCTGGCCCGGACGGGGACGGCGATCAGCCGGAATTTTCCCGGGGTGAGCCTGTACCAGATCATCCAGACGGCGTACACCCAGGCGTCAGCCGCCACCGGGGGGCGGTATATGGTGCGGTTCCGGGGCGAGGCGCTGGAGGTGATCGAAAAAAAGCAGGGGGAGCGGACCCTGGCGCTGCGGCCGGGGTCCAACCTCATCAGCCTGACGGCCACGGACAGCGTGGAGAGCCTGGTGAACCGGGTGCAGATCCTGAGCAGGGACGGCACGGCCAAGGGGAGCCCTGTGGAGGACGGGGCGTCCATCGCGCGGTACGGCCTGTTCCAGCAGATGGTGACGGAGCGCAGCGGGAAGGACGCGGCGGCGGAGGCAAGGAAGCTGCTGGAGGACAACGCCCCGGCGCAGAAGATCACGGCGCAGGTGCGGGGGAACCCGGCGCTCATCGCCGGGGAGTGCGCGGTGCTCCAGGAGCCGGTGACGGGGCTGTACGGCCTGTGCTGGATCGACAGCGACACTCACACCTGGAAGGGCGGGACCTACACCGCCAAGCTGGTGCTGAATTTCCGCAGCATCATGGACGAGCAGGAGGCGGGACGGCTGCCGGACGCCTGA
- a CDS encoding phage tail sheath C-terminal domain-containing protein, producing MGLPSINIAFKSTAASAIERSEKGVVALIIKDAKENGGHAYTNASQIPATLGTDNQAYIQRAFTGYVNPPRQVLVYVLPAAAEALTDALTWLATQTFDYLVGPPDCTETEATAIAAWIAGRRSSDAAICKAVLPNKAADSEAVVNFATGDILVGTSEFTTAEYCSRIAGLIAGTPMTISCTYAPLPEVSDVGRLTRAAMDAAVDAGKFILFHDGEKVKVARGVNSLQTTTQDKGDAWKKIKMVEVMDMIQTDIRTTAQDAYIGKYANSYDNKCLLVTAIKGYLVGLEQSGILQAGSSSVGIDLAAQEAYLQSVGTDTSKMSQQEIKEANTADKVFLEASIKILDAIEDISLNITI from the coding sequence ATGGGACTTCCCAGCATCAACATCGCATTCAAATCCACAGCGGCGAGCGCCATCGAGCGCTCGGAGAAGGGGGTGGTGGCGCTCATCATCAAGGACGCCAAGGAGAACGGCGGCCACGCCTACACCAACGCCAGCCAGATCCCGGCCACCCTGGGGACGGACAACCAGGCATACATCCAGCGGGCCTTTACGGGGTATGTGAATCCGCCCCGGCAGGTGCTGGTCTACGTGCTGCCCGCAGCGGCGGAGGCGCTGACCGACGCCCTGACGTGGCTGGCCACCCAGACCTTTGACTATCTGGTGGGGCCCCCCGACTGCACGGAGACCGAGGCCACGGCCATCGCCGCCTGGATCGCCGGCCGGAGGAGCAGCGACGCGGCCATCTGCAAGGCGGTGCTGCCCAACAAGGCGGCGGACAGCGAGGCGGTGGTCAACTTCGCCACCGGGGATATCCTGGTGGGCACGAGCGAGTTCACCACGGCGGAATACTGTTCCCGGATCGCGGGGCTCATCGCCGGGACACCCATGACCATCTCCTGCACCTACGCCCCTCTCCCCGAGGTGAGCGACGTGGGGCGGCTGACCCGCGCGGCCATGGACGCCGCGGTGGACGCAGGCAAGTTCATCCTCTTCCACGACGGGGAGAAGGTGAAGGTGGCCCGCGGGGTGAACTCCCTCCAGACCACCACCCAGGACAAGGGGGACGCCTGGAAGAAGATCAAGATGGTGGAGGTCATGGATATGATCCAGACCGACATCCGGACCACGGCCCAGGACGCTTACATCGGCAAGTACGCCAACAGCTACGACAACAAGTGCCTGCTGGTGACGGCCATCAAGGGCTACCTGGTGGGGCTGGAGCAGTCCGGCATCCTCCAGGCGGGGAGCTCCTCGGTGGGGATCGACCTGGCGGCTCAGGAGGCATACCTCCAGTCTGTGGGCACGGACACCTCCAAGATGAGCCAGCAGGAGATCAAGGAGGCCAACACCGCCGACAAGGTGTTTTTGGAGGCGTCCATCAAGATCCTCGACGCCATTGAGGATATCAGCCTCAATATCACAATCTGA
- a CDS encoding DUF2634 domain-containing protein: MSTTLFPVVQPEAVQTGTALPLCREVKWDYDGNRPVFRNGEPETVEGAEAVRVWAWLALHTTRFRHEIYSRAYGTELENLMGQPYTEALKQSEAQRYVREALEINPYISAVENVGVDFDDGRLSISCTVRTIYGEVRL; encoded by the coding sequence ATGAGCACGACATTGTTCCCCGTGGTGCAGCCGGAGGCGGTGCAGACCGGGACGGCGCTTCCGCTGTGCCGGGAGGTCAAATGGGACTACGACGGGAACCGGCCCGTGTTCCGCAACGGAGAACCGGAGACGGTGGAGGGCGCGGAGGCGGTACGGGTCTGGGCCTGGCTGGCCCTGCACACCACCCGGTTCCGGCATGAGATTTACTCCCGGGCCTACGGGACGGAGCTGGAGAACCTGATGGGACAGCCGTACACCGAGGCGCTGAAGCAGTCCGAGGCCCAGCGGTACGTGCGGGAGGCCCTGGAGATCAACCCCTACATCAGCGCCGTGGAGAACGTGGGCGTGGACTTCGACGACGGGCGGCTGTCCATCTCCTGCACGGTGCGGACCATTTATGGAGAGGTAAGGCTATGA
- a CDS encoding LysO family transporter gives MQYMDFSLLLYIGMLAMGVLVGSRKSVRSRELPWLGRVQFVALIALIAVLGVEIGADDKVISSLGEIGLSALIITVFALAGSILCVSLVRRLLKLDREGRTAAQKRTNCEQEEGKL, from the coding sequence ATGCAGTATATGGATTTCAGCCTCCTCCTGTACATCGGGATGTTGGCAATGGGCGTTCTCGTGGGCTCCCGCAAATCGGTGCGGAGCCGGGAACTTCCCTGGCTCGGAAGGGTGCAGTTTGTGGCCCTCATTGCTCTGATCGCCGTTCTCGGCGTGGAGATCGGTGCGGATGACAAGGTGATCTCCTCCCTGGGGGAGATCGGGCTCTCCGCCCTGATCATCACCGTTTTTGCCCTGGCCGGCTCTATCTTGTGTGTCTCTCTGGTCCGCCGACTCCTGAAGCTGGACCGGGAAGGCCGTACCGCCGCGCAGAAGCGGACCAACTGTGAACAGGAGGAGGGCAAGCTATGA
- a CDS encoding MATE family efflux transporter, giving the protein MLEQVAVQTDVRPPLFSGSALRRLIIPLVIEQFLAMTIGMADTMMVTSVGEHAVSGVSLVDNISILLINIFSALATGGAVVAAQYLGSRDEPNACAAAKQLFYAIAALSTAMMAVCLLFREPILRLVFGTLDDDVMTAAMTYFLLTAISYPFLAVYNAGAALFRSMGNSKVSMFASLLMNIVNIGLNAALIYGVGIGVAGAGFGTLASRLVGALLMTWLICQPHNPIHISGLFRPEFQNQLVKKILRIGVPNGMENGMFQVGKLMVLGLVTPLGTSATAANAIANSVAAMVNVPGNAVSLSLITVVGQCMGAGDSRQAVGYTRKLMTIVYLSMGALSLSLFFAAGPVVSFFGLTPAAARMAVEVLRWCSVFTAVFWPMSFVLPNALRAAGDARFTMIVSMFSMWVFRVGFSYLLVPYIGLLGVWIAMFIDWVLRTAVFLFRFLRGRWKTKTVI; this is encoded by the coding sequence ATGCTGGAACAGGTTGCAGTTCAGACGGACGTCCGCCCACCGCTTTTTTCCGGCAGTGCGCTGCGGCGGCTGATCATCCCTCTTGTCATTGAACAGTTTCTGGCCATGACCATCGGTATGGCCGACACGATGATGGTGACCTCGGTGGGCGAACACGCCGTCTCTGGCGTGTCCCTAGTGGACAACATCAGCATCCTGCTCATCAATATTTTCTCCGCCCTGGCCACCGGCGGCGCGGTGGTGGCCGCGCAATACCTGGGGTCCCGGGATGAGCCCAACGCCTGCGCTGCCGCCAAGCAGCTTTTTTATGCCATTGCGGCTCTCTCCACTGCTATGATGGCCGTCTGCCTCCTTTTCCGCGAACCCATCCTGCGGCTGGTCTTCGGAACGCTGGATGACGACGTGATGACCGCCGCCATGACCTACTTTCTTCTCACCGCCATCTCTTATCCCTTCCTCGCCGTCTACAACGCCGGGGCCGCCCTGTTCCGTTCCATGGGCAACAGCAAGGTCTCCATGTTCGCCTCCCTCCTCATGAATATCGTCAACATCGGTCTCAACGCCGCGCTCATCTACGGTGTGGGCATCGGTGTGGCGGGCGCCGGTTTTGGCACCCTGGCCTCCCGCCTGGTGGGCGCGCTTCTCATGACCTGGCTCATTTGCCAGCCCCACAACCCCATCCATATCTCCGGACTGTTCCGCCCGGAATTTCAGAATCAGTTGGTCAAAAAGATTCTCCGCATCGGCGTCCCCAACGGCATGGAAAATGGTATGTTCCAGGTCGGGAAGCTGATGGTGCTGGGGCTGGTCACTCCCCTGGGCACTTCCGCCACCGCTGCCAACGCCATTGCCAACAGCGTGGCCGCCATGGTCAATGTCCCGGGCAACGCCGTGTCCCTGTCTTTGATCACTGTGGTCGGCCAGTGTATGGGGGCGGGCGACTCCAGGCAGGCCGTGGGCTATACCAGGAAGCTCATGACCATCGTCTATCTGTCCATGGGCGCGCTGAGCCTGTCCCTCTTCTTTGCCGCAGGCCCGGTGGTGTCCTTTTTCGGGCTTACGCCTGCCGCCGCCCGGATGGCCGTGGAGGTCCTCCGCTGGTGCTCGGTCTTCACCGCTGTTTTCTGGCCTATGTCCTTTGTTCTGCCCAACGCCCTCCGCGCCGCCGGAGACGCCAGATTCACCATGATCGTCTCCATGTTCTCCATGTGGGTGTTCCGGGTGGGTTTTTCCTATCTGTTGGTGCCCTATATTGGTCTGCTGGGTGTGTGGATCGCCATGTTCATCGACTGGGTCCTCCGCACCGCCGTGTTTCTTTTCCGCTTCCTCCGTGGGCGCTGGAAGACCAAAACCGTGATTTAA